The proteins below are encoded in one region of Engraulis encrasicolus isolate BLACKSEA-1 chromosome 1, IST_EnEncr_1.0, whole genome shotgun sequence:
- the slx4 gene encoding structure-specific endonuclease subunit SLX4 encodes MDDSDLDFTDLCSRLLKRKVRKKAGEQHEQGRDGDAQSKASVAGPSCPKQTKKTTSQPKKRTKKDGSSERVVVGKTSTEPRTAVQVRANIPTENGTEVQPQTSTQTSEPGSVKETVLRRMQKFRRVDPQKIQHADSNSITTTSTEPECPPPPPPPPAQNNKELSLDERLALRLQQELDREYEEEARARAAAQGSTGGGGGGGGGGGGEGGVVVDLDQGGLFFCQLCFRDLSAMTHQLRTQHINRCLDQSECQAAPAPAPAPARPSVPECPICGKGFKSHKSRSAHLKKCSADMGVPPAVLLQAIQRQASEAVVTAEGATEQSNPAGGGGGPKRRNPSDPTQPARKRAKKKPTAPLDEDTMVALALSRSLLDQGTGDAATGEERVATTAAMQVMEVKGAEAPQSSVGAKLQWVPAAPAGNKGKRRKKGTPAGPPPLLLRQDPEEALRRLQERVSLLLLRSRTPSPPPTPTLAPSTLSCGAVGKQQQQQQQQKEEEEEGGAGGGDGSNQVTTFAASAAPLWYKTALPAGYGHDVMEFYTPELNAYIQPYVSPQSDLPPAVTPHLMRSRATPSSSQELRAAASPSQPQSQPQPQPMSHSPTPSPGAPAAAGGTPTPLLASQAVQDLLELGERGLNLAGDTHHGTPHAASPSQTSGFANPDANTHAKPTNMSSLSRLSSDLSSMVNNPQLSDVQLQVDSGEVLFAHSFMLYARCPLLAEQVHASGFGVCEEEGMPAAQRVLLGEVPAQAVVLLLQHLYAARCPLTPSLAHHVHELANRFDVPELMQECELYLHGLEREAGGGGVSWVDDDTALAPEEPVEGAEEQRDDTQAHQNFLELLRSMWSSDNEEEEDGDEEKQRGGGRVEGLEGTGNEGGEENGGGEEEEEDEEERVDEDELDEIYEFAATQRRGGESGFRPDAESLEEEEDDEEQEEEEEEEEELVRVSEEDGMIYVGVEEEKSSEGRRVCEMERGTAPVGEPAQETIATATSEHLANSPPPDKFSSRHADGFNPVETHGCTPEQDKMEVEQPQEPMPTPTGANMDDSFDHLFSQSWGEYGEPSPTPAAVPVQAPASPTQRSRIPSRPESVIGVIDLSISPTPPFCDTSLPVAGLSPEKTISRGRQILGISSSTEMNKPPPSQRLRMSPEFSATSRGSQKHSSSDASQNRSKSPELSVSQRSQSQRTSAELADAHHQSQSRRVSTDLNMQSQSRRVCTDLNMQSQSQRTSAELADAHHQSQSRRMSTELNRQSQSHSNFTSPEFPIVHQTQRPVLSLRLRTSQELSALSQQSNSQGHQPNIGSQSQSSKEVELIVLSDSSNESPTCLTPSPPPPPPEDMPIMSPLALPLEGDSPVYTSIKDRAPPPSKDILSSSRTSQPNSEDPRHGQPAASGSAVKASMSDLPPVSEAGTDVHDPSHQDQSLLDGSAELSWLVPATPYISHNSNRSRSSSTQTESSMRRTRLFQGMAESSSQSSSSSSSSAGAAAATDNVEAPLGSNSINCKEEPDTEHMLPNKNPTTSQSTLAKFDHSRQSIVITGDESPVFLPPTALPSRRRLGSAIDITPSDSLRCSSVDSLQGSSKRFPQPQVSSTPLHSFMGSPVLSDSSFCSRRGEKNCRRGQEFSSMQAEDKKNQRRHGQDVGTAPIVGGGGLEWRDDNSLEMSHLHHDVTSPSPPKDSRQRGKSGSSERTEDVSQSENSTSRTGKEDANEGERRDTEMSETEMETTRDGVQAADQQEPSPEQSFSNYDEPPMPFDEPSMAYDDPPMAFDEHLLVSPNNQPDAYDDEPPMVCDVHPVAHDNDCDDDNDLPGCYDEPPMAFDDSWGLGIGDCGGSSSLQNPRFSLRLESSGDASLSLNQASASAALPPSQEPQPSTSTSVLDPRLWDSWAEDEQAEGEKEEALPLAQRMSGVAPAKRVAQLRTPVASKTSGPLVPITPLPHYSAMKTPALRKKLESFGVRALPKPQMVMKLKEIYHYTHQLESSDEEEQQAQASKKAPPHSSRPGPRPATSPPPPPPPPGRSSCTKSLSFKEPRAPPTVSPRKLQLSQDEDEEEDQEPLSLSQSSTTSSMSERSNPELPAGDDSSSDSDCAITASQALTLKADKLEAARRFILSDPELYSQVLQYKPLMLVDVHRRLKEAGIRLGKTRLLDLLDSQCVSVSTNNPVLRDSRGRRGRRKKKTAVGAKRRAAGTAAAGAGDGAGGGEGRGRGRGRGRGRGTRKRGGATQAANSAPVFSGV; translated from the exons ATGGACGACTCGGACTTGGACTTTACGGACCTGTGCTCTCGGCTGCTCAAGAGAAAGGTCAGGAAGAAAGCCGGTGAGCAGCACGAACAGGGAAGAGATGGAGATGCCCAGTCTAAAGCAAGCGTCGCGGGCCCTTCTTGCCCAAAGCAGACCAAGAAGACAACGAGCCAGCCAAAGAAAAGGACTAAGAAAGATGGTTCATCAGAACGCGTTGTGGTCGGGAAGACAAGCACGGAGCCTCGGACAGCGGTGCAGGTGCGAGCGAATATACCAACAGAGAATGGAACAGAGGTGCAGCCACAGACGTCAACCCAGACAAGTGAGCCAGGAAGCGTCAAGGAGACTGTGTTGAGACGGATGCAGAAGTTCAGACGGGTGGACCCTCAAAAGATCCAGCATGCTGACAGTAACAGCATCACCACCACATCCACAGAACCAGAatgtcctccaccaccaccccctcctccagccCAAAACAATAAAG aGCTGTCTCTGGACGAGCGGCTGGCTCTGCGTCTGCAGCAGGAGCTAGACAGGGAGTATGAGGAGGAGGCGCGAGCTCGGGCGGCGGCCCAGGGGAGCAccgggggaggtgggggaggaggaggaggaggaggaggagaaggaggggtggtggtggatttGGACCAGGGGGGGCTCTTCTTCTGCCAGCTCTGTTTCAGGGACCTGTCGGCCATGACGCACCAGCTCCGCACCCAACACATCAACCG GTGTCTGGATCAGAGCGAGTGCCAGGCAGCTCCGGCTCCAGCGCCGGCTCCGGCTCGCCCCTCCGTGCCCGAGTGCCCCATCTGTGGGAAGGGGTTCAAGTCCCACAAGAGCCGCTCGGCCCACCTGAAGAAGTGCTCGGCCGACATGGGCGTGCCCCCGGCGGTCCTCCTCCAGGCCATCCAGAGACAGGCCAGCGAAGCCGTCGTGACTGCTGAAGGCGCCACTGAACAATC GAAcccagctggtggtggtggtggtccaaAGAGGAGGAACCCCTCAGACCCCACCCAGCCCGCCAGGAAGAGGGCCAAGAAGAAGCCCACGGCCCCTCTGGACGAGGACACCATGGTGGCCCTGGCTCTCTCCCGCTCCCTGCTGGACCAGGGGACGGGGGACGCGGCGACGGGAGAAGAGCGGGTCGCCACCACAGCTGCCATGCAAGTCATGGAGGTCAAAGGAGCTGAAGCGCCCCAGTCGTCGGTTGGTGCAAAGCTACAGTGGGTCCCAGCAGCACCAG CAGGTAataaaggaaagaggaggaagaaaggcacCCCGGCcggccctccccctctcctcctccgccaagACCCAGAGGAGGCCCTGAGGCGCCTGCAGGAGCGCGTCTCCCTCCTGCTCCTGCGCTCCCGCACCCCCTCGCCTCCTCCCACCCCCACGCTGGCCCCCAGCACCCTCTCCTGCGGGGCAGTgggaaagcagcagcagcagcagcagcagcagaaggaggaggaggaggaggggggtgctggaggaggagatggttcgAACCAGGTCACGACttttgctgcttctgctgctccaCTGTGGTACAAGACTGCCCTGCCTGCCGGTTATGGGCATGATGTTATGGAGTTTTACACGCCAGAGCTGAATGCCTACATTCAACCCTACGTTAGCCCACAG AGTGATCTACCTCCAGCCGTAACACCTCATCTGATGAGGTCTCGGGCCACCCCGTCTTCTTCTCAGGAGCTCCGTGCTGCTGCCAGCCCCTCtcagccccagtcccagccccagccccagcccatgtcccactcccccaccccttcTCCTGGTGCTCCAGCTGCTGCTGGCGGCACCCCTACTCCCCTGCTGGCCAGCCAGGCGGTGCAGGACCTGCTGGAGCTGGGGGAGAGGGGCCTGAACCTGGCCGGAGACACACACcacg GTACACCTCATGCTGCGTCACCCAGCCAGACAAGTGGATTTGCCAATCCAGACGCCAATACCCATGCTAAGCCTACCAATATG tCGAGTCTGAGCAGACTGTCGTCCGACCTGAGCTCCATGGTGAATAACCCCCAGCTAAGTGATGTCCAGCTGCAGGTGGACAGTGGAGAGGTCCTCTTCGCCCACTCCTTCATGCTCTATGCACGCTGCCCTCTGCTGGCCGAACAG gtgCATGCCAGTGGGTTCGGCGTGTGCGAGGAGGAGGGCATGCCGGCTGCCCAGAGGGTGCTGCTGGGTGAAGTGCCAGCCCAGGCCGTGGTGCTGCTGCTCCAACATCTCTACGCCGCCCGCTGCCCCCTCACGCCCAGCCTGGCACACCACGTACACGAGCTGGCTAACAG GTTTGACGTGCCAGAGCTGATGCAGGAGTGTGAACTATACCTGCATGGgctggagagagaggcaggaggagggggcGTTTCTTGGGTCGATGATGACACTGCCCTGGCACCGGAGGAGCCTGTAGAAGGGGCCGAAGAACAACGAGACGACACCCAAGCTCATCAGAACTTCCTGGAGCTCCTACGCTCCATGTGGAGCTCAGacaacgaggaagaggaggacggggATGAAGAGAAGCAGCGAGGAGGGGGAAGGGTTGAGGGGTTGGAGGGGACGGGgaacgagggaggagaggagaacggtggaggagaggaggaggaggaggatgaggaggagagggtggatgaGGATGAGCTGGATGAGATCTACGAGTTTGCGGCGacgcagaggagagggggagagtctGGGTTCAGGCCTGACGCGGAGAGcctggaagaggaagaagatgacgaagaacaggaggaggaggaggaggaggaggaggaattggTGAGGGTTTCAGAGGAAGATGGAATGATATATGTTGGAGTGGAGGAAGAAAAAAGCAGTGAGGGACGAAGGgtgtgtgagatggagagaggcacgGCCCCAGTTGGTGAACCAGCACAGGAAACCATCGCCACTGCAACGAGTGAGCATCTCGCTAATAGTCCCCCACCAGACAAGTTTAGTTCTCGTCACGCAGACGGCTTCAATCCTGTGGAGACCCATGGGTGTACACCAGAGCAGGACAAGATGGAGGTTGAGCAGCCTCAAGAGCCCATGCCAACACCCACAGGCGCCAACATGGACGACAGCTTCGACCACCTCTTCTCTCAGTCGTGGGGGGAGTACGGCGAACCGTCTCCCACCCCAGCAGCAGTCCCAGTCCAAGCCCCAGCATCCCCTACACAGCGTAGCCGGATTCCGTCCCGACCCGAGTCGGTGATTGGGGTCATTGACCTGTCCATCAGCCCTACCCCACCCTTCTGTGACACCTCACTTCCTGTGGCTGGCCTGTCCCCTGAAAAGACTATTTCACGTGGCCGGCAGATACTCGGGATTTCCTCCTCCACAGAGATGAATAAACCGCCTCCGAGTCAAAGGCTTAGGATGTCTCCGGAATTTAGTGCTACTTCACGTGGAAGTCAAAAACACTCCTCTTCAGATGCCAGTCAAAACCGCTCCAAGTCTCCGGAGTTGAGTGTCTCGCAAAGGAGTCAAAGCCAAAGGACATCTGCTGAGTTAGCAGATGCACATCATCAGAGTCAAAGCCGTAGGGTGTCTACAGACTTAAACATGCAGAGTCAAAGCCGTAGGGTGTGTACAGACTTAAACATGCAGAGTCAAAGCCAAAGGACATCTGCTGAGTTGGCAGATGCACATCATCAGAGTCAAAGCCGTAGGATGTCTACGGAGTTAAACAGGCAGAGTCAAAGCCATAGCAATTTCACGTCCCCAGAGTTCCCAATCGTACATCAAACTCAAAGGCCTGTGTTGTCTCTAAGGCTAAGGACGTCACAAGAACTCAGTGCCTTGTCTCAGCAGTCCAATAGCCAAGGTCATCAGCCCAACATCGGAAGCCAAAGCCAGAGCTCCAAAGAAGTGGAGCTGATCGTGCTGTCCGACTCCAGCAACGAGTCTCCGACATGTTTGACTCcttctcccccaccaccaccaccagaagaCATGCCCATCATGTCCCCACTTGCTCTCCCTCTTGAGGGGGACTCTCCGGTCTATACCTCCATAAAGGACCGGGCACCGCCACCAAGCAAGGACATCCTCTCCTCCAGCAGAACATCGCAGCCTAATAGCGAAGATCCACGCCATGGCCAACCAGCAGCATCAGGCAGCGCCGTTAAGGCCAGTATGTCTGACCTACCACCGGTGTCTGAGGCTGGGACTGATGTCCACGATCCTTCCCATCAGGACCAGAGCCTGTTGGATGGGTCGGCGGAGTTGTCCTGGCTGGTCCCGGCAACCCCGTACATCTCCCACAACAGCAACAGGTCCCGCAGCAGCTCCACTCAGACAGAGAGCAGCATGCGTCGCACACGCCTCTTCCAAGGGATGGCGGAATCATCAtcacagtcatcatcatcatcgtcatcatcagcaggagcagcagcagcaacagacaATGTTGAAGCTCCTTTAGGTTCCAATAGCATCAACTGCAAGGAAGAGCCTGATACAGAGCACATGCTGCCCAATAAAAACCCTACTACCTCACAAAGCACTCTGGCTAAGTTTGACCACTCCAGACAGAGCATTGTCATCACTGGGGACGAGTCTCCAGTATTTCTACCCCCCACAGCCCTCCCTAGTAGAAGGCGCCTTGGCTCAGCTATTGACATCACCCCTAGCGATTCACTCCGATGTTCCTCCGTGGATTCACTTCAGGGCTCCTCCAAGCGGTTCCCGCAACCTCAGGTCAGCAGTACCCCTCTGCACTCCTTTATGGGCTCTCCGGTCCTGTCCGACTCCTCGTTCTGCTCGAGGCGAGGGGAGAAGAACTGCCGTCGTGGGCAAGAGTTCTCCTCGATGCAAGCGGAGGACAAGAAGAACCAGCGTCGGCATGGGCAAGATGTTGGGACTGCACCGATAGTGGGAGGAGGTGGTTTGGAGTGGAGAGATGACAACTCCCTGGAGATGTCACATCTTCATCATGACGTCACCTCACCCAGTCCTCCGAAGGACTCCAGGCAAAGGGGCAAATCAGGTAGCTCTGAAAGGACTGAGGATGTGAGTCAGTCTGAGAACTCCACATCTAGAACAGGAAAGGAGGATGCaaatgaaggagagagaagggacactgagatgagtgagacagagatggagacgaCCAGGGATGGAGTGCAGGCTGCGGACCAACAAGAGCCGTCGCCTGAACAGAGCTTCAGCAACTACGACGAGCCCCCAATGCCGTTTGATGAACCGTCCATGGCCTACGACGACCCTCCAATGGCCTTTGATGAACACCTGCTGGTCAGTCCCAACAACCAACCAGATGCCTACGATGATGAACCACCAATGGTGTGCGACGTCCACCCGGTCGCTCATGACAACGACTGCGACGACGACAATGACCTGCCTGGGTGCTATGACGAACCCCCGATGGCCTTCGATGACTCGTGGGGCCTTGGGATTGGGGACTGCGGTGGGAGCAGTAGTCTGCAGAACCCTCGTTTCAGCCTGCGCCTGGAGAGCAGCGGCGACGCCAGCCTCAGCCTCAACCAGGCATCGGCTTCAGCTGCTTTACCGCCATCTCAAG agccccagcccagtaccagcaCCAGCGTCCTGGACCCCAGGCTGTGGGACAGCTGGGCTGAGGATGAGCAGGCggagggggaaaaggaggaggcTCTTCCCCTTGCTCAGAGGATGAGTGGGGTTGCCCCAGCGAAGAGAGTTGCCCAGCTGAGGACTCCTG TGGCATCGAAGACGTCAGGTCCACTGGTGCCCATCACTCCTTTGCCCCATTACTCAGCCATGAAGACACCAGCACTCAGGAAAAAACTCGAGAG TTTTGGTGTGCGTGCCCTCCCCAAGCCGCAGATGGTGATGAAGCTGAAGGAGATCTACCACTACACCCATCAGCTGGAGTCCTCAGACGAGGAAGAGCAACAGGCCCAGGCTTCCAAAAAG GCTCCACCACACTCCTCCAGGCCTGGACCCCGGCctgccacctctcctcctcctcctcctcctcctcccggccgCTCTTCCTGCACCAAGTCCCTGAGCTTCAAGGAGCCCAGAGCGCCCCCTACCGTCTCCCCCAGGAAACTGCAGCTCAGccaggacgaggacgaggaggaggaccaggagcCCTTGTCCCTGTCACAGAGCTCCACCACGTCCTCCATGTCTGAGAG GTCCAACCCTGAGCTCCCTGCGGGTGACGACTCGTCTTCAGACAGTGACTGCGCCATAACGGCGTCTCAGGCGCTGACCCTCAAGGCTGACAAGCTGGAGGCGGCACGCCGCTTCATCCTGTCCGACCCGGAGCTGTACAGCCAG GTGTTGCAGTACAAGCCCCTGATGCTGGTTGACGTGCACCGGAGACTGAAGGAGGCTGGCATCAGGCTGGGGAAAACCAGGCTGCTGGACCTCCTCGACAGCCAGTGCGTCTCCGTCAGCACAAACAATCCAGTGCTGAGGGACTCACgcgggaggaggggaaggaggaagaagaagaccgCGGTTGGGGCTAAGAGGAGAGCAGCGGGGACCGCTGCagctggagctggggatggggctgggggagGTGAAGGGCGAGGTCgtggaaggggaagggggagagggagaggcacgaGGAAGAGGGGTGGAGCGACCCAAGCTGCAAATTCAGCCCCCGTTTTCTCAGGAGTTTGA